The Microcystis aeruginosa NIES-843 sequence CCCCAAGATCAAGACCGATACATCGATTTGATGCAACAGCTACAACCGGATGAAATTCAACTTAACACCCCGACCCGTCCCCGGGCCAGACAAAGACAATTAGAAACCCGCGGTAATAATCCCCTCACCGCTGCCGACGGAATGCAAATTCTCAAACCCGTAAACGCTGAAATATTGGCAATTTGGGCGCAAAAAATCGCCACGGCCACGGGAATTACCGTGCGCTGTGTGCCACTTACCGCCACAAGTCTCTAAGGCTTCGGCCGGGGTTTTTCTTCTTTCGGCTTGACATTAAAATAAGCCTCCATTACCTGACGTACCATAGGTGCGGCCACTTTACCACCACCACCGCCAGAATGTTCCGCAAAGGCGACCACGACAATTTCGGGCTTGTCGAAGGGTGCGAAAGCTCCAAACCAAGCGTGGGACTTTCCGGGAGGTGCTTCTGCCGTGCCGCTTTTGCCCGCTACAGGCGGTAAAGCGGGGTCCGATAGGGCCCGCCCCGTTCCTTCCGCTACCACGGCTCTCAGGGACTTTCTCAGGGTGTCTAGGGTGCTAGGTTTCATGTTCAAAGATTTTCGCCATTCCTTAACATCGCGGGCATCCTGTAAAAGGTGCGGTTTCACCAAAAAACCACCGTTAGCGGGGACAGCAAACATCACAGCTACCTGTAGGGGAGTCGCTAGGGTAAATCCTTGACCGATCGACATATTAATCGTATCCCCTACAGACCAATCCCAGTTTTTAAAATTACGCAGTTTCCAATCGCGATCGGCAATTAACCCCGGAGTTTCTTCCGCTAATTCTATCCCGGTTTTCTGACCGAAACCGTAGCGCCGAGCCGTGGCAATTAAAGTCGGTCCCCCCACCCCGCGACCAATTTGACCGTGAAAAGTGTTACTACTCATGGCCATAGCCCGGACAAAACCGATCGGACCAAAACCGGCGTGATTCCATTCTCCAAAAGCTGTCCCCCCCACATAAAGGGCGGCAAAGGTATTTAAGACCGTATTTGGCGGAAATTTCCCCGATTCCATGCCAGCAGTGGCAGTGACGACTTTAAAGGTGGAAGCGGGGGGGAATCCTTGGAGAGCGCGGTTAACAAACGGGTTGCCCTCCGCTTGCAGTTTTTTCCAAGTGGCGGTGGTAATTGGGGCCGAGAAAACATTGGGATCAAAACTAGGATAACTGACCATGGCCCGCACGGAACCATCCCGGGGATCGATTGCCACGATCGCACCTTTGCGTTTTCCTAAAGCGGCCTCGGCGGCTTTTTGGAGTTTTAAATCTAGTGTCAGGGTGACATCTTGCCCCGGTTTAGCAATTTTTTGGCCGAGAATTTGGATTACTTGTCCCGATCCGTTGACCTCTAACTGCATTCCTCCCCATTCTCCCCGCAATTTTGACTCGTAGGCGGCTTCCACACCCATTTTACCGACGACATCTCCCAACCGGTAGCCCTGGGGTCTTTTGGCTTTATATTCCTCCGGGGTTAGTTCCCCCGTATAACCGAGAATATGCGCCCCAATTTTACCATTGGGGTAGTAGCGCACTGATTCCACGTCCACTTCAATGCCGGTTAATTCGTCTTTGTATTCCTCTAGGGCGATAATTTGGCCTGGAGTTAAACCCCTAGCGATGCGGATCAGGGTGGAGGGGTTTTCGTCCGCTTCGTTAATGCGTTTTTCTAGGTCGCTTCTGGGAATGCCTAAAATACTGGCTAAACGGTCAAGATTGAGTTTTTGGGCGGGATTACGCTGGGATTTGGGCCAAATATAGGCCGCATGGGTTAAGCGGGCCGTAGCCAAAACTTTGCCATTGCGATCGAATAAGTTGCCCCGGACTGGGGGTTTGGGAATAATGCGAATCCGGTTATTTTCTGCCCTTTCTCGGTTAATTTGTCCTTGCTGCAGTTGTAAATATGCCAATCGTGAGCCGACTCCTCCTAGCAGGACAATGCTAATTAATCCCATAATTAGCCATGACTGACGCTGACGACCGACTAGACGCTCCTTATCTTTGATTTTATTCTGTAATTTATTCGGCGCTGGCCGCGTCGGCGAGGTGAGCGGTTTTTTCGGTTTCAGTTTGACTTTGGTTTTTGATAGGAGTCCGCTATTACGCATTTGCTTAAAGTTAAAAATTTAAAAGTTATTAGGGCAGTTATCAGTTATCAGTCATCAGTTATCAGTTATCAGATTTGAGTTCTAAGTGAGTAGTATGTATTAAGTGAGCAGTATTAAATAGTAGTTTGCCACTGTCTTTTCACTGTTTACTGCTTACTGAAAAGGACGCAATACTAGGTGATTTAGCTCCTCTGTTTACTAAAGTTCAGGGTATCCGCAATATATCTTAACAAAATCGGAGTAAATACTGGGAGTGGAAGGAACCACTCCAGACACAGAGGACACAAAGATTGATCGCTTCTATAGTAAGTTAAAGAGAGCCTGGAAACTGGCGCAGACATATAGTTAAGAGTTTGTCAAGTGTTTCTTAACTATATCTAACATTATCCCTGTTCAAAATGTAATCACACTGCGGATAGAATCCCCTTGGCGCATCAGGTCAAAGGCCTCGTTAATTCTTGCCAGGGGTAGAACATGGGTGATTAAATCATCGATGTTAATCTTGCCGTCCATGTACCAATCGACTATTTTTGGTACATCTGTACGACCTCTCGCTCCACCAAAAGCCGTACCTTTCCAGACCCGTCCGGTGACTAATTGAAAAGGACGGGTACTAATTTCTTGGCCGGCCCCGGCTACACCGATAATAGTGGCAACACCCCAACCCTTATGGCAACATTCCAAAGCTTGACGCATAATCTGGACATTGCCGATACACTCAAAACTATAATCGGCCCCACCTTTAGTTAAATCCACCAGATAGGCCACTAAATCCCCCTCGATTTCTTGGGGATTAACAAAATGAGTCATCCCGAATTTGGTCGCTAAAGCTTGTTTCTGGGGATTGATATCGACCCCGACAATCATATCGGCCCCCACTAAGCGGGCCCCTTGAATAACATTTAAACCGATACCTCCCAGACCAAAAACCACCACTTTTGCCCCCGGTTCCACTTTAGCGGTATTAATCACCGCACCGATACCTGTAGTGACTCCGCAGCCGATATAACAGACTTTTTCAAAGGGAGCATCCGGGCGAATCTTGGCTAGGGAAATCTCCGGCAGTACGGTATAGTTAGCAAAAGTCGAGGTTCCCATGTAGTGATAAAGAGGCTGACCATCGAGGGAAAAACGACTGGTTCCATCCGGCATTACTCCCCGACCTTGGGTAAGACGAATCGCTTGACAGAGATTGGTTTTAAAGCTGAGACAGTATTCGCACTGACGACATTCGGGAATGTATAGGGGAATAACATGATCCCCCACTTTTAGGCTAGTGACACCTTTTCCCACTTCTACCACGATTCCTGCCCCCTCATGGCCTAAAATTGAGGGAAATAAGCCTTCAGGATCGGCCCCAGAGAGAGTATAGGCATCGGTGTGACAAACTCCCGTGGCTTTGATTTCTACTAACACTTCCCCCGCTTGCGGTGGTGCTAATTGTACCGTTTCAATAGTTAGGGGTTTTCCTGCTTCTAGGGCAACTGCCGCTCGAACATCCATAGGCTCAAAGCAATAGGTTCTTTCCAGTATAATACCGTTAAACTGCTGAAGAGTTGTAATAGAACAATTCTCAACTTATCTCTATGCCAGTCCTCACCATCCGCGAAGAAGGAATTAACGATGGTGGCTTTACTGCTACTCTCAATTTTGATAGCGGTAACAGCTACCCAATTACGGTTACTGACCCCTTTACTAACCAAGAAGAAAAACAACTAGAATGGTACTTTGAGGAATGGTTAGTATTTCCGACGCTAGACACGGATAAGGCGCAAAAAGCCGCCAACAGCGTCCAAAACTATGGCGAAAACCTATTTAAACAGGTTTTCCAGAGTAATTTAAATGCTTATGGGGAATATCGAGACTTGCGAAAGCAGTTAAGTCAACTGCAAATTATCATCGAAAGTCAGTCGCCAGAATTTCAAGCTTTACATTGGGAAGCGCTGAAAGATCCTGATTTACCGCGTCCTTTTTCTATAGATTGTATCATCTCCCGCCAGCGTCGAGGGGCTACAGTTGTCCCGGTGCAAATGGCCACTTATCCTACTATCAATCTTCTGGTGGTGATTGCGCGTCCTAATGAGGAATCTGATGTTAACTATCGCACGATTTCCCGTCCTTTGGTAGAACTGGTAAATAGTAGTGAAATACCGGTAAAAATTGATATATTGCGTCCCGGAACTTATGAATCACTAACCAGACATCTGGATGAGAAGGGAGAAGGATACTATCATGTTATTCATTTCGATGTTCATGGCGGATTAATGGAATATGAACAGTACCAAAGACAGGTTCACGGGGATTCTTGGCGCTATCAAAGGGGATGGGGACTGGAGGATTTAGCAGAATATGAGGGAGTAAAAGCTTTTCTGTTTCTGGAAGGAGAAGAAAAAGGTCAAGCGACTCCGGTAGAAGCGACGGAATTAGCGAATTTACTCACTGGGAAAAATATCCCTATTTGTATTCTCAATGCTTGTCAGTCAGCAAAGCAAATTTCCCAGGAATCAGAAGACTATCGGGAAACCAGTTTAGGGAGTCGTTTGATGACTGCGGGAATGCAAGCTGTGGTGGCGATGGGATATTCGGTGACGGTTTCTGCAGCTAAGTTGATGATGAAACCAATTTATCAGCAATTATTGAACGGAAAAGACCTAACGGAAGCGATGCGAAAGGGACGGTTAGAGTTATTCAATAATAAGCAACGCCGCGCCTATTATAACACGAGAATAGATTTAGAAGATTGGTTATTACCGGTGATTTATTGTCGCGGTAAAATTAATCTCAATTTGCGTCCATTTACTCCAGAAGAGGAGGAAAAATACTGGGAACATATCGGCAATCAATATGTCTTTCCTTTACCAGAATACGGCTTTGTGGGAAGGGATTTAGAAATTCTCAAGATGGAAAAGGCGCTGCTGAAACATAATATCCTTTTACTCAAAGGAATGGGAGGGACAGGAAAAACTACTTTACTCAATTATCTACGAGAATGGTGGCAGAAAACCAACTGGGCGACCCATATTTTCTATTTTGGTTATGATAGAAAAGCTTGGACGTTAGAACAGATTGTCCATGAAATTGGTCAGGGAATTTATAATCGCTTTGAACAGGCGAGTTTCCAAGCGATGAACCTGAAAGCGCGGGTAAAGAAACTAGAGCAAAAACTCCGCAGTGAGGCGTATATTCTCATTTTAGATAATCTGGAGTCGGTGACGGGACAACCGTTAGCAATTCAGAATACTTTACCGGAGAATGAAAGGGAAGCAATCGCCGAATTTCTCAAGAATTTGGTCGGGGGAAAAACGAAGGTGATTTTGGGTTCTCGCAGTGAGGAAACTTGGCTGCAACGCAGGACTTTTAAGGAGAATATCTATCAGTTACAAGGATTAGACCAAGA is a genomic window containing:
- the mrdA gene encoding penicillin-binding protein 2, which codes for MRNSGLLSKTKVKLKPKKPLTSPTRPAPNKLQNKIKDKERLVGRQRQSWLIMGLISIVLLGGVGSRLAYLQLQQGQINRERAENNRIRIIPKPPVRGNLFDRNGKVLATARLTHAAYIWPKSQRNPAQKLNLDRLASILGIPRSDLEKRINEADENPSTLIRIARGLTPGQIIALEEYKDELTGIEVDVESVRYYPNGKIGAHILGYTGELTPEEYKAKRPQGYRLGDVVGKMGVEAAYESKLRGEWGGMQLEVNGSGQVIQILGQKIAKPGQDVTLTLDLKLQKAAEAALGKRKGAIVAIDPRDGSVRAMVSYPSFDPNVFSAPITTATWKKLQAEGNPFVNRALQGFPPASTFKVVTATAGMESGKFPPNTVLNTFAALYVGGTAFGEWNHAGFGPIGFVRAMAMSSNTFHGQIGRGVGGPTLIATARRYGFGQKTGIELAEETPGLIADRDWKLRNFKNWDWSVGDTINMSIGQGFTLATPLQVAVMFAVPANGGFLVKPHLLQDARDVKEWRKSLNMKPSTLDTLRKSLRAVVAEGTGRALSDPALPPVAGKSGTAEAPPGKSHAWFGAFAPFDKPEIVVVAFAEHSGGGGGKVAAPMVRQVMEAYFNVKPKEEKPRPKP
- a CDS encoding S-(hydroxymethyl)glutathione dehydrogenase/class III alcohol dehydrogenase is translated as MDVRAAVALEAGKPLTIETVQLAPPQAGEVLVEIKATGVCHTDAYTLSGADPEGLFPSILGHEGAGIVVEVGKGVTSLKVGDHVIPLYIPECRQCEYCLSFKTNLCQAIRLTQGRGVMPDGTSRFSLDGQPLYHYMGTSTFANYTVLPEISLAKIRPDAPFEKVCYIGCGVTTGIGAVINTAKVEPGAKVVVFGLGGIGLNVIQGARLVGADMIVGVDINPQKQALATKFGMTHFVNPQEIEGDLVAYLVDLTKGGADYSFECIGNVQIMRQALECCHKGWGVATIIGVAGAGQEISTRPFQLVTGRVWKGTAFGGARGRTDVPKIVDWYMDGKINIDDLITHVLPLARINEAFDLMRQGDSIRSVITF